The following proteins are co-located in the Camelina sativa cultivar DH55 chromosome 12, Cs, whole genome shotgun sequence genome:
- the LOC104731887 gene encoding probable serine/threonine-protein kinase cdc7 isoform X2, with protein MTEDSEPRQLESSTAVRELIPLGLPESDGNDELRYYRQAFELCSLLLSSGNPESVIDLSSKCTYLQGSPNLVQFLCSIPNSPISLAGDGFTVTLSCEFLSAPASFAVTLGLPENVLFDQLRGFMDPRSPRPKRNIVGHMRENEEQEELQLMPLLKRSRKDEDDVNYSVIDSRPNDTRTVASGSMLGTIIALESQASLKLNAHNREIMAFDLNAQPGLQTEFFGGEIVGNASVDVNLPYPQEGGDCEQLEIEDFQIADDEVSFQDGDDKNRKDLYPTEEIQTTCVQIVEDTEDRTVDICSTPVRDLPLKPSATEANQDKSLVQETQDQCKSPGNSKTHSSSPEKKNTRKSKAIQKLKQNVNSLQHKDQKSRHDTIPVFDSYTIVEEEGSGGYGIVYKAKRKIDGTEFAIKCPHAGAQKHYVNNEIRMLERFGGKNCIIKHEGCLKNGDSDCIILEHLEHDRPDLLKREIDVYQLQWYGYCMFKALSSLHKQGVVHRDVKPGNFLFSRKTNKGYLIDFNLAMDLHQKYRKSDKSKEASGLPTASKKHHTMVKSLYATNRGTNKSSQKTLAPNSLKKAAGNIRARNNIGRWEILNSQGVEGSGLTSAKDVTSTRNNPSGEKRREPLPCHGRKALLDFLQETMSVPIPNHEVSSKAPTSMRKRVAALPGKAEKELLYLTPMPLRSNGRHEAGAVIQKKDGPCSGTKGFRAPEVCFRSLHQGCKIDVWSAGVTFLYLIMGRTPFTGDPEQNVKDIAQLRGSEELWEVAKLHNRESSFPEELYESRYLKGMDLRKWCELNTKRKEFLEAIPQSLLDLVDRCLTVNPRRRISAEDALKHEFFQPVHESLRNQRLLKQQQMQLHPSVVADAVASRPNSKLTLQIVEVNNKNII; from the exons ATGACGGAAGACTCGGAACCGCGTCAACTCGAGAGTTCAACAGCCGTAAGAGAGCTCATACCTCTAGGTCTCCCCGAGTCAGACGGCAACGACGAGCTTCGTTATTATCGGCAAGCCTTTGAGCTCTGTAGTCTCTTACTCTCTAGTGGCAATCCAGAATCCGTTATAGATCTTTCTTCAAAATGTACATACTTACAAGGTTCTCCTAATCTCGTTCAATTTCTCTGCTCGATCCCTAATTCTCCTATTTCCCTTGCTGGAGATGGCTTCACTGTGACTCTCTCGTGTGAGTTTCTCTCCGCTCCGGCTAGTTTCGCCGTTACTTTGGGTCTTCCGGAAAATGTTCTGTTTGACCAATTAAGGGGTTTTATGGATCCGAGATCTCCGAGGCCAAAGCGAAATATTGTTGGGCATATGAGAG AAAATGAGGAACAAGAGGAGCTACAGTTAATGCCATTGCTTAAAAGAAGCCGaaaggatgaagatgat gtgAATTACTCTGTAATTGATAGCAGGCCTAACGACACCAGAACTGTTGCCAGTGGGTCTATGCTTGGGACTATTATAGCTTTAGAATCCCAAGCTTCGTTGAAGTTAAATGCACATAACCGAGAAATAATGGCTTTTGATCTTAACGCTCAGCCTGGTCTGCAGACTGAATTTTTTGGTGGCGAGATTGTTGGCAATGCTTCAGTGGATGTCAATTTGCCATATCCTCAGGAGGGTGGAGATTGCGAGCAACTTGAAATTGAAGATTTTCAAATTGCTGACGACGAAGTATCATTCCAAGACGGTGATGATAAAAACAGGAAAGATCTCTACCCTACGGAGGAGATACAAACTACCTGTGTACAGATAGTGGAGGACACTGAAGATCGCACTGTGGACATCTGTAGCACCCCTGTCAGAGATCTACCTTTGAAGCCTTCTGCTACAGAAGCTAATCAAGATAAATCTTTGGTACAAGAAACTCAGGATCAATGCAAATCGCCAGGAAACAGCAAAACGCACAGCTCTTCCCCtgagaaaaaaaacactagaaAAAGTAAAGCTATCCAGAAGTTGAAGCAGAATGTTAACTCTCTTCAACATAAAGATCAAAAG TCAAGACATGACACAATTCCAGTTTTTGATTCTTACACTATTGTAGAGGAAGAAGGTTCAG GTGGCTACGGTATTGTTTATAAGGCGAAGAGGAAAATTGATGGAACAGAATTTGCCATTAAAT GCCCTCATGCTGGCGCTCAGAAGCACTATGTAAATAATGAAATCAGAATGCTGGAGCGTTTTGG GGGGAAAAACTGTATAATAAAGCATGAAGGCTGTCTCAAGAATGGAGATTCTGATTGCATCATCCTTGAGCACCTTGAACATGACAGACCTGATTTATTGAAGAGAGAAATAGACGTGTATCAGCTACAGTGGTACGGCTACTGCATGTTCAAAGCTCTATCGAGTCTGCATAAGCAG GGTGTTGTTCATAGGGATGTTAAGCCAGGAAACTTCCTCTTCTCTAGGAAGACCAACAAAGGCTATCTCATTGATTTTAACCTTGCCATG GATTTGCACCAGAAGTACAGGAAATCAG ATAAATCAAAAGAAGCTTCAGGTCTTCCAACCGCCAGCAAGAAACATCATACAATGGTTAAATCACTTTATGCGACAAACCGAGGGACCAACAAATCTTCTCAGAAAACTTTAGCGCCCAATAGTCTCAAGAAAGCGGCGGGAAATATAAGAGCTCGGAATAACATAGGCAGATGGGAGATACTCAATAGCCAAGGGGTAGAAGGGTCTGGCTTAACTTCAGCTAAAGATGTGACCAGCACAAGGAACAACCCTTCAGGTGAAAAGAGGAGAGAGCCTTTGCCATGTCATGGAAGAAAAGCGCTTTTAGATTTTCTGCAGGAGACGATGTCTGTTCCAATTCCAAACCATGAAGTATCATCCAAAGCTCCTACGTCTATGAGAAAACGGGTAGCTGCTCTTCCTGGGAAAGCTGAGAAGGAACTTCTTTATCTGACCCCAATGCCACTGCGCTCTAACGGTCGGCATGAAGCAG GGGCCGTAATTCAGAAGAAAGACGGTCCTTGCTCAGGAACCAAAGGCTTCCGAGCTCCAGAG GTTTGCTTTAGATCTTTGCACCAAGGATGTAAGATAGACGTGTGGTCTGCGGGAGTTACTTTCTTATACCTCATAATGGGAAGGACACCTTTCACAGGTGACCCTGAACA GAATGTAAAGGACATTGCACAACTACGAGGCAGTGAAGAATTATGGGAAGTAGCCAAGCTGCACAACCGTGAATCCTCTTTCCCTGAG GAATTGTACGAGTCAAGGTACTTGAAAGGGATGGATTTGAGAAAATGGTGCGAACTCAACACAAAACGCAAAGAGTTTCTAGAAGCAATTCCACAGTCGCTCCTTGACCTCGTTGATAGATGTTTGACAGTTAACCCGAGGCGACGAATCAGCGCAGAGGATGCTCTCAAGCACGAATTCTTCCAACCAGTACATGAAAGCCTTAGAAACCAAAGGCTCCTAAAACAGCAGCAAATGCAATTGCATCCTTCAGTGGTTGCTGACGCAGTAGCCAGTAGGCCAAACTCTAAATTAACATTACAAATTGTAgaagtaaataacaaaaacattatatga
- the LOC104731887 gene encoding probable serine/threonine-protein kinase cdc7 isoform X1 has translation MTEDSEPRQLESSTAVRELIPLGLPESDGNDELRYYRQAFELCSLLLSSGNPESVIDLSSKCTYLQGSPNLVQFLCSIPNSPISLAGDGFTVTLSCEFLSAPASFAVTLGLPENVLFDQLRGFMDPRSPRPKRNIVGHMRENEEQEELQLMPLLKRSRKDEDDVNYSVIDSRPNDTRTVASGSMLGTIIALESQASLKLNAHNREIMAFDLNAQPGLQTEFFGGEIVGNASVDVNLPYPQEGGDCEQLEIEDFQIADDEVSFQDGDDKNRKDLYPTEEIQTTCVQIVEDTEDRTVDICSTPVRDLPLKPSATEANQDKSLVQETQDQCKSPGNSKTHSSSPEKKNTRKSKAIQKLKQNVNSLQHKDQKDQSRHDTIPVFDSYTIVEEEGSGGYGIVYKAKRKIDGTEFAIKCPHAGAQKHYVNNEIRMLERFGGKNCIIKHEGCLKNGDSDCIILEHLEHDRPDLLKREIDVYQLQWYGYCMFKALSSLHKQGVVHRDVKPGNFLFSRKTNKGYLIDFNLAMDLHQKYRKSDKSKEASGLPTASKKHHTMVKSLYATNRGTNKSSQKTLAPNSLKKAAGNIRARNNIGRWEILNSQGVEGSGLTSAKDVTSTRNNPSGEKRREPLPCHGRKALLDFLQETMSVPIPNHEVSSKAPTSMRKRVAALPGKAEKELLYLTPMPLRSNGRHEAGAVIQKKDGPCSGTKGFRAPEVCFRSLHQGCKIDVWSAGVTFLYLIMGRTPFTGDPEQNVKDIAQLRGSEELWEVAKLHNRESSFPEELYESRYLKGMDLRKWCELNTKRKEFLEAIPQSLLDLVDRCLTVNPRRRISAEDALKHEFFQPVHESLRNQRLLKQQQMQLHPSVVADAVASRPNSKLTLQIVEVNNKNII, from the exons ATGACGGAAGACTCGGAACCGCGTCAACTCGAGAGTTCAACAGCCGTAAGAGAGCTCATACCTCTAGGTCTCCCCGAGTCAGACGGCAACGACGAGCTTCGTTATTATCGGCAAGCCTTTGAGCTCTGTAGTCTCTTACTCTCTAGTGGCAATCCAGAATCCGTTATAGATCTTTCTTCAAAATGTACATACTTACAAGGTTCTCCTAATCTCGTTCAATTTCTCTGCTCGATCCCTAATTCTCCTATTTCCCTTGCTGGAGATGGCTTCACTGTGACTCTCTCGTGTGAGTTTCTCTCCGCTCCGGCTAGTTTCGCCGTTACTTTGGGTCTTCCGGAAAATGTTCTGTTTGACCAATTAAGGGGTTTTATGGATCCGAGATCTCCGAGGCCAAAGCGAAATATTGTTGGGCATATGAGAG AAAATGAGGAACAAGAGGAGCTACAGTTAATGCCATTGCTTAAAAGAAGCCGaaaggatgaagatgat gtgAATTACTCTGTAATTGATAGCAGGCCTAACGACACCAGAACTGTTGCCAGTGGGTCTATGCTTGGGACTATTATAGCTTTAGAATCCCAAGCTTCGTTGAAGTTAAATGCACATAACCGAGAAATAATGGCTTTTGATCTTAACGCTCAGCCTGGTCTGCAGACTGAATTTTTTGGTGGCGAGATTGTTGGCAATGCTTCAGTGGATGTCAATTTGCCATATCCTCAGGAGGGTGGAGATTGCGAGCAACTTGAAATTGAAGATTTTCAAATTGCTGACGACGAAGTATCATTCCAAGACGGTGATGATAAAAACAGGAAAGATCTCTACCCTACGGAGGAGATACAAACTACCTGTGTACAGATAGTGGAGGACACTGAAGATCGCACTGTGGACATCTGTAGCACCCCTGTCAGAGATCTACCTTTGAAGCCTTCTGCTACAGAAGCTAATCAAGATAAATCTTTGGTACAAGAAACTCAGGATCAATGCAAATCGCCAGGAAACAGCAAAACGCACAGCTCTTCCCCtgagaaaaaaaacactagaaAAAGTAAAGCTATCCAGAAGTTGAAGCAGAATGTTAACTCTCTTCAACATAAAGATCAAAAG gaTCAGTCAAGACATGACACAATTCCAGTTTTTGATTCTTACACTATTGTAGAGGAAGAAGGTTCAG GTGGCTACGGTATTGTTTATAAGGCGAAGAGGAAAATTGATGGAACAGAATTTGCCATTAAAT GCCCTCATGCTGGCGCTCAGAAGCACTATGTAAATAATGAAATCAGAATGCTGGAGCGTTTTGG GGGGAAAAACTGTATAATAAAGCATGAAGGCTGTCTCAAGAATGGAGATTCTGATTGCATCATCCTTGAGCACCTTGAACATGACAGACCTGATTTATTGAAGAGAGAAATAGACGTGTATCAGCTACAGTGGTACGGCTACTGCATGTTCAAAGCTCTATCGAGTCTGCATAAGCAG GGTGTTGTTCATAGGGATGTTAAGCCAGGAAACTTCCTCTTCTCTAGGAAGACCAACAAAGGCTATCTCATTGATTTTAACCTTGCCATG GATTTGCACCAGAAGTACAGGAAATCAG ATAAATCAAAAGAAGCTTCAGGTCTTCCAACCGCCAGCAAGAAACATCATACAATGGTTAAATCACTTTATGCGACAAACCGAGGGACCAACAAATCTTCTCAGAAAACTTTAGCGCCCAATAGTCTCAAGAAAGCGGCGGGAAATATAAGAGCTCGGAATAACATAGGCAGATGGGAGATACTCAATAGCCAAGGGGTAGAAGGGTCTGGCTTAACTTCAGCTAAAGATGTGACCAGCACAAGGAACAACCCTTCAGGTGAAAAGAGGAGAGAGCCTTTGCCATGTCATGGAAGAAAAGCGCTTTTAGATTTTCTGCAGGAGACGATGTCTGTTCCAATTCCAAACCATGAAGTATCATCCAAAGCTCCTACGTCTATGAGAAAACGGGTAGCTGCTCTTCCTGGGAAAGCTGAGAAGGAACTTCTTTATCTGACCCCAATGCCACTGCGCTCTAACGGTCGGCATGAAGCAG GGGCCGTAATTCAGAAGAAAGACGGTCCTTGCTCAGGAACCAAAGGCTTCCGAGCTCCAGAG GTTTGCTTTAGATCTTTGCACCAAGGATGTAAGATAGACGTGTGGTCTGCGGGAGTTACTTTCTTATACCTCATAATGGGAAGGACACCTTTCACAGGTGACCCTGAACA GAATGTAAAGGACATTGCACAACTACGAGGCAGTGAAGAATTATGGGAAGTAGCCAAGCTGCACAACCGTGAATCCTCTTTCCCTGAG GAATTGTACGAGTCAAGGTACTTGAAAGGGATGGATTTGAGAAAATGGTGCGAACTCAACACAAAACGCAAAGAGTTTCTAGAAGCAATTCCACAGTCGCTCCTTGACCTCGTTGATAGATGTTTGACAGTTAACCCGAGGCGACGAATCAGCGCAGAGGATGCTCTCAAGCACGAATTCTTCCAACCAGTACATGAAAGCCTTAGAAACCAAAGGCTCCTAAAACAGCAGCAAATGCAATTGCATCCTTCAGTGGTTGCTGACGCAGTAGCCAGTAGGCCAAACTCTAAATTAACATTACAAATTGTAgaagtaaataacaaaaacattatatga